The genomic region GATAGGTCATCGACTTACCATGCTGAGGAAAGGATGGTTAAAAATCAGGACTTTAAGGATCCACATAATTAACATAGTCCTCTATTAAAAGTGACGAGACAAACTGCTGCATCTTGCCAAGACTCAACTTGCTCAAAAACAAGACCGATTAAGGGCTTAAATTTAAGGCTGACGCAAGCTTTCCAACCAACCGGTGCTCACTTGAAAGAAAATATGATTCTTTTTGGCAGGACTCGACATGACTGAAGCCAGCAAAAGAGGGCACGCATCGACCAGCCGGGTAATCGCATTCAGTGCGGAAGGCATGTGGATTAAAGCAACTGCTCTCGATGGAAAAAACGCTTAAATTTAAGTCAGCGCAGTTCCTATTGAGAAAACTCCCAGTCCTTAACTTAAAGTTCAACAGTCCAAAGCTGTTGCGCGAGAGCAGGACGCAAGTGCAGCCACCCAACGGCGCCGCACTCCTCCGTGGTATGTCGCCCCATGGATTACGCCCCAATCACGGAGCTCCGACCACCTCTGAATGCAATTTGATTGGCTGGCAGACATACAGAACTCCACAGAGGAGCTCCTTACCCCCTCCTGGTGAACCTGGACGCGTCATGCCAAGGTCCTGCCTCCAAGACTCCACCTTCAGGTGAGAGGGGCTCAGAAAGGCACAGCAGTTAAAAGGAAACGGCAGAACTTTATAGAAAAACACAATATGAAAATGATAAAAGGACAGATTGAGGAAATAACAAACCTAGTCCTCTGGAGGCGACATCTGTGGCGATTAGGATGGGCGCTTTGCCGTATTTAAATTCTGTTAAGGGAGTGAAACCTAGTTAGATCATATGCATTAATCAAGGTGTTAAAAGATCTGAGATCTTCATAGAAAACACTTACCATTGAGCACCCAGTCTCTTTCTTGCTGGTTCTTGTCTCCATGAATGCCCATTGCTGGCCACCTACGTCAAGAAAAGAATTATAATTTCTCCATTTGACATTTGAAGCAATGATGACGCCAAGCACAGAAATCCATCTTACCCATCCCTGCGCATCCGCCTAGTAAGGTCATCACACCTTCTTTTGGTCTCAACAAAGATTATGGTCTTGTTTTCTTTCTCACTCATGATTTCCTCAAGCAGACGGATCAGTCTAAgtgaccaaaaaataaaatattgaatccACTCACAGACATCAAAACCAGTAGCTTAAATATTTCTGGCACTCACTTGTCCTCTTTCTCGCCATCATTGCAAACATCAACAATTTGTAGGATGTTGTGGTTGGCACTGAGCTGCAGAGCACCAACATTGATCTGTATATACTCCTTCAAAAAGTCCTCAGCCAGCTGCCTCACCTCTTTGGGCCATGTAGCACTCCACATGAGTGTCTGTCTATCCGGCTTTAGGAGGAAACATTATTAGGTTTAGATTTAATAAACTAGCAATCATGAaatgttacaaaataaacaattttgCATACCCTAATTTGGTCCACAATTTTTCGAATTTGGGGTTCAAATCCCATGTCAAGCATCCTGTCAGCTTCATCAAGCACAAGATAGGTGCATCTGCGCAGATTTGTTTTTCCGGCTTCAAGGAAATCAATAAGTCTTCCAGGTGTGGCAATACAAACCTCAACACCTGAATcggcagtaaaaaaaataaaaaataaataaaacttatgttAGCCAGAGTACACAGTTAAAAGCATTCCAAAGTAAATAAAGTTTGATCCCACTCATACCCCTTTCCAGATCCCTGATCTGTGGTCCTTTGGGAGCACCTCCATAGATGCAGGTGGACTTGATACGAGAAGCTTTCCCATACTCTGCTGCCACCTGCTGGACTTGCTGTGCCAACTCACGGGTGGGAGCCAATACCaaacactttacaaaaaaaaatattaataaaaaaatatataataataataataataataataataatatcaacatcTTCATtgaaagaaactgattcatgcTTCATTTTATTGAACTTACAATGGGCCCATCTCCATGCTCCAGGAATGGTTGGTGGTTTATGTGAACAATAGCAGGAAGCAGGTACTACAGGGAATGACATTAAAACCCTCATTAAAACCAGTTAAAAATTACTCTGGGTCAGACAATTTATGACATCATTGCTTAATCATACCGAGAGAGTTTTTCCAGAGCCAGTCTGTGCAATGCCAACCATATCTTTGCCACTCAGTGCAACCGGCCACCCCTGAGCTTGGATAGGGGTTGGATCAGTCCAGTTCTGTTTAGCGATCACATCCATCACATACTCTGCAAAAACAACAAAAGGTTAAGTTCAAAGTTACAAACCCATTTTCAACcatttaaaaccaaataaatagtAACCTACTTGGGAAGTTGGCTTCATGAAACTTGACGATGGGTTTGGGACATTCTCGACCCTTCACTGTAATCTCCTTGCTTCTCCTGTAGTGTTCAACTTCTTGctgtaatacacacacaaaaaaaaaacttttaggaCCAAAGCCTGTTTCAGTTATATCTCAGCTTAAATTTATCAGTCATCACAAAAGCATACTTCTTGACTGTAAGAGGCATCATATTGTAAGTTTATGAAACTTAAAGAGATCACAATCTATGCAAACTATAAAAAGTGTGTTTCTTTAAAATGTCACAATAATGCAATTAGTAGTCTTAAGGAGAAAGTTCATagacatcttaaaaaaaaaaaaaaaaaaaaacactacacgGTCATATTTGCATGTTTCTTTACAAAACCATGCCACCAACTACTGGTCTGAGATGCATATTACAGCATTAGCCATTATCAATAAGCAGCAATTTTGTTGTCTGAACAAAAGCCTTTTAAAAAGCACAAAGGATTTACATTGTGCAAATGTCCC from Danio aesculapii chromosome 3, fDanAes4.1, whole genome shotgun sequence harbors:
- the ddx5 gene encoding probable ATP-dependent RNA helicase DDX5 isoform X1, which codes for MPGYSDRDRGRDRGSYSSGPPRFGGSRNGPPPAKKFGNPGDRLRKKHWNLDELPKFEKNFYQENPDVARRSTQEVEHYRRSKEITVKGRECPKPIVKFHEANFPKYVMDVIAKQNWTDPTPIQAQGWPVALSGKDMVGIAQTGSGKTLSYLLPAIVHINHQPFLEHGDGPICLVLAPTRELAQQVQQVAAEYGKASRIKSTCIYGGAPKGPQIRDLERGVEVCIATPGRLIDFLEAGKTNLRRCTYLVLDEADRMLDMGFEPQIRKIVDQIRPDRQTLMWSATWPKEVRQLAEDFLKEYIQINVGALQLSANHNILQIVDVCNDGEKEDKLIRLLEEIMSEKENKTIIFVETKRRCDDLTRRMRRDGWPAMGIHGDKNQQERDWVLNEFKYGKAPILIATDVASRGLDVEDVKFVINFDYPNNSEDYIHRIGRTARSQKTGTAYTFFTPNNMKQAHDLVSVLREANQAINPKLIQMAEDRGGRSRGGRGGGYRDDRRDRHSGSRRDFSSYSQDNRSGGDSYGQKKVFGNKTQNGSSSYNNSSSSGSSFNGGGYNNNGQGNFGNQSGGYGNQGYQNQQFPPNQGGVQNGMSHPPPFPFNPQQMPQTMQFPMAPPAFPQ
- the ddx5 gene encoding probable ATP-dependent RNA helicase DDX5 isoform X2; protein product: MPGYSDRDRGRDRGSYSSGPPRFGGSRNGPPPAKKFGNPGDRLRKKHWNLDELPKFEKNFYQENPDVARRSTQEVEHYRRSKEITVKGRECPKPIVKFHEANFPKYVMDVIAKQNWTDPTPIQAQGWPVALSGKDMVGIAQTGSGKTLSYLLPAIVHINHQPFLEHGDGPICLVLAPTRELAQQVQQVAAEYGKASRIKSTCIYGGAPKGPQIRDLERGVEVCIATPGRLIDFLEAGKTNLRRCTYLVLDEADRMLDMGFEPQIRKIVDQIRPDRQTLMWSATWPKEVRQLAEDFLKEYIQINVGALQLSANHNILQIVDVCNDGEKEDKLIRLLEEIMSEKENKTIIFVETKRRCDDLTRRMRRDGWPAMGIHGDKNQQERDWVLNEFKYGKAPILIATDVASRGLDVEDVKFVINFDYPNNSEDYIHRIGRTARSQKTGTAYTFFTPNNMKQAHDLVSVLREANQAINPKLIQMAEDRGGKSNWSFKGRTRWRV